A single Oncorhynchus tshawytscha isolate Ot180627B linkage group LG01, Otsh_v2.0, whole genome shotgun sequence DNA region contains:
- the LOC112234641 gene encoding splicing factor 3B subunit 5-like, which produces MTDSYNLHSQLEHLQSKYIVTGYADTRKWEWLVNQHQDSYCSYMGHFDLLNYFSVAENKSKARVRFNLILWPTFRQT; this is translated from the coding sequence ATGACAGACAGCTACAACCTTCACAGCCAGTTGGAGCATCTTCAATCTAAATACATTGTAACAGGCTATGCGGACACCAGGAAGTGGGAGTGGTTGGTGAACCAACATCAGGACTCATACTGTTCATATATGGGTCACTTTGACCTGTTGAATTACTTCTCTGTTGCTGAGAACAAGAGCAAAGCCCGAGTGCGCTTCAATCTCATCCTGTGGCCCACCTTCAGACAAACCTGA